Proteins encoded together in one Synechococcus sp. A15-62 window:
- a CDS encoding ribonuclease P protein component — protein sequence MVLPASMRLRGHRCFNRLHRSSKRQHGTLMVLRVAAADSNLLRRELRGIQERTCRCALVISNKVSKRSVKRNRLRRLLHDHLRQRFERRNDLAGRWLLISLRPEAAEAEPTQLLEECDSLLRSAGLDP from the coding sequence ATGGTCCTTCCCGCCTCCATGCGATTGCGCGGGCATCGATGCTTCAACCGCTTGCACCGATCCTCCAAGCGCCAGCACGGAACCTTGATGGTTCTGCGAGTTGCAGCAGCGGATTCCAACTTGCTTCGCCGGGAGTTGCGGGGCATACAGGAGAGAACCTGCCGTTGCGCCCTGGTGATCAGCAACAAGGTGAGCAAGCGTTCCGTCAAACGGAACCGGCTCAGACGGCTTCTGCATGACCACCTGCGTCAACGTTTTGAACGGCGAAACGACTTGGCAGGCCGGTGGTTGTTGATCAGCCTTCGCCCGGAAGCCGCGGAAGCCGAACCCACACAGTTGCTCGAAGAATGCGACAGTCTTCTGAGAAGCGCCGGACTGGATCCATGA
- a CDS encoding glycosyltransferase family 39 protein: MSASTPGAEGPLSVNVSGRQRRQVLALVLTLGLVITFWRLGSTGVVDETPPLFAAAGRAMADTGDWLTPRVNGLPRYDKPPLVYWLMGFGYALPGREVWDPLGSWAARLPSALASVGLMLGLADTVLRWPFSGDARPRLTALIAPLAFAFSPLVLVWSRTAVSDALLCGLLGLSLLLQWRRFAAPQEVAWWPAWVILGFAVLVKGPVAVVLSGLALLMFGALRRDLVQPWRRLRPLPGLLLTALISLPWYALELLVEGQPFWDSFFGYHNLQRFTSVVNDHLQPWWFFGPVMLVAALPFTPYLLLGLARVPRSRIAPEHSLHQFAACWLLAVLLLFTTAATKLPSYWLPATPAAALLVAQATVSSTVGSSRWQRMAWGACLMLIAVLAAGFWLGSLWVPLIDDPEMPTLSVDLLACGLLKWAAVWFSAAAALGAVLLLQRRAAAQALLALQGCLLGFHLTALIPIAELADRLRQQPVRDAASLMLSQQRSGEPMVMVGAMKPSLHFYTGQVILYEGQSDGALVNIADRLAHEQRRGWSGYPLGSPGASSTVLVLIDRGTAARDHWSDLQPVLLGQIGIYDVWRLDRSRLEQRAENLKGDGVDADWREPRPERY, translated from the coding sequence ATGTCAGCATCAACCCCAGGAGCTGAGGGTCCCTTGTCGGTCAATGTTTCAGGACGCCAGCGACGCCAGGTTCTGGCGCTTGTGCTGACCCTGGGACTCGTCATCACCTTTTGGCGTTTGGGATCCACCGGCGTGGTGGATGAAACTCCGCCGTTGTTTGCCGCAGCCGGGCGGGCCATGGCTGACACCGGCGACTGGCTGACGCCTCGGGTGAACGGCTTGCCCCGTTACGACAAACCGCCCCTGGTGTACTGGCTGATGGGGTTCGGCTATGCCTTGCCCGGACGCGAGGTTTGGGATCCTCTCGGCAGTTGGGCGGCACGGCTTCCTTCCGCCCTGGCCTCTGTCGGGCTGATGCTTGGCCTCGCCGATACCGTGCTGCGTTGGCCGTTTTCCGGCGATGCGCGTCCGCGTTTAACGGCACTGATTGCGCCGCTGGCGTTTGCCTTCTCGCCCCTGGTGCTCGTCTGGAGCCGCACCGCAGTGAGTGATGCTCTGCTGTGCGGCCTGCTGGGTCTCAGCCTGTTGTTGCAGTGGCGGCGTTTTGCTGCCCCCCAAGAGGTGGCCTGGTGGCCGGCCTGGGTGATCCTCGGATTTGCAGTACTGGTCAAAGGGCCTGTCGCTGTTGTGCTGTCAGGGCTCGCTCTGCTGATGTTCGGAGCGTTGCGACGGGATCTCGTTCAGCCTTGGCGGAGGCTGCGCCCGCTGCCCGGGTTGCTGCTCACCGCTCTGATCAGCCTTCCCTGGTACGCCCTGGAGTTGCTGGTGGAAGGACAGCCCTTCTGGGACAGCTTTTTCGGCTACCACAACCTTCAACGCTTCACTTCCGTGGTGAACGATCACCTCCAGCCCTGGTGGTTTTTCGGGCCGGTGATGCTCGTGGCTGCCCTGCCCTTCACGCCTTACCTGCTGTTGGGGCTGGCGCGGGTGCCTCGATCACGGATCGCTCCGGAGCATTCGTTGCATCAATTCGCAGCTTGCTGGCTGTTGGCGGTGCTGCTTCTGTTCACCACCGCAGCCACCAAGCTCCCCAGTTATTGGTTGCCGGCTACCCCCGCGGCGGCTCTATTGGTGGCCCAGGCAACGGTGAGCTCCACGGTGGGCTCATCGCGCTGGCAACGGATGGCCTGGGGCGCCTGCCTGATGCTGATCGCGGTCCTGGCCGCTGGGTTTTGGCTGGGATCGCTCTGGGTCCCCCTAATCGACGATCCGGAGATGCCAACGCTGTCGGTGGATTTGCTGGCCTGCGGTTTGTTGAAGTGGGCTGCGGTCTGGTTCAGCGCTGCCGCCGCCCTTGGAGCCGTTCTCTTGCTTCAGCGCCGTGCTGCCGCTCAGGCCTTGCTGGCCCTGCAGGGCTGTCTGCTCGGATTTCATCTCACGGCTCTGATCCCCATCGCCGAACTCGCCGATCGTCTGCGTCAGCAACCGGTGCGCGACGCGGCCTCGCTGATGCTGTCGCAACAGCGCAGTGGAGAGCCCATGGTCATGGTTGGCGCCATGAAGCCTTCGCTGCACTTCTACACAGGGCAGGTGATCCTCTACGAAGGCCAATCCGATGGGGCGTTGGTCAACATTGCGGATCGCCTGGCCCATGAACAGCGGCGCGGCTGGAGTGGATACCCCCTTGGAAGCCCTGGTGCATCAAGCACTGTGCTGGTGCTGATCGATCGCGGCACGGCAGCACGGGATCATTGGAGCGACCTGCAGCCTGTGCTCCTCGGCCAGATCGGGATCTACGACGTGTGGCGTCTGGACCGCAGTCGCCTTGAGCAACGGGCAGAAAACCTCAAGGGCGATGGCGTGGATGCCGACTGGCGGGAGCCGCGCCCAGAGCGGTACTGA
- a CDS encoding DMT family transporter gives MPSSRLWFLMVLPFALWGTAMTAMAPLLASAGPWLVAGLRLVPAGLALLLWGQCTGRGLAIDSRDWLWFLLFTVVDATLFQGLLALGLEGTGAGLGSVLIDCQPLLVALMARTLFMESINPIGWMGLAIGLAGIVCIGLPAELLGHWWLLADPPVVQQLFQPGEGWMLLAAVAMAAGTVLIRFASRHSDPVSVTAWHMVLGGLPLLGVHALQRTDAGLAWTATDWARMGYASLLGSALAYGLFFWFANQRDLTSFSSLGFLTPVFALATGGWLLGERLDLLQWIGVVMVLVSVIFVSQRRRFWEPLSLADPSS, from the coding sequence ATGCCGTCATCGCGACTCTGGTTTCTGATGGTGTTGCCCTTTGCGCTCTGGGGCACGGCGATGACCGCCATGGCGCCATTACTTGCCAGCGCAGGGCCTTGGCTGGTTGCTGGCTTGCGCCTCGTGCCCGCCGGTTTGGCTCTCTTGCTCTGGGGTCAGTGCACCGGCCGTGGCCTGGCGATCGATTCCCGTGATTGGCTTTGGTTCCTCCTGTTCACCGTGGTGGATGCCACCTTGTTTCAAGGCCTTCTGGCGCTGGGCTTGGAGGGCACAGGCGCCGGTCTTGGTTCCGTCCTGATTGATTGCCAACCTCTGTTGGTGGCCCTGATGGCACGCACTCTGTTCATGGAGTCGATCAATCCCATCGGCTGGATGGGATTGGCCATCGGTTTGGCGGGAATCGTCTGCATTGGTCTGCCCGCTGAGCTGTTGGGACATTGGTGGTTGCTGGCTGATCCTCCGGTGGTGCAGCAGTTGTTTCAGCCCGGTGAGGGCTGGATGTTGCTGGCGGCCGTCGCGATGGCGGCTGGGACGGTGTTGATCCGCTTTGCCTCACGCCACAGCGATCCGGTCAGCGTCACGGCCTGGCACATGGTGCTGGGGGGACTTCCCCTGCTCGGGGTTCATGCCCTGCAGCGCACCGATGCCGGCTTGGCCTGGACGGCAACGGACTGGGCGCGCATGGGGTACGCAAGCCTGCTTGGAAGTGCACTGGCCTACGGATTGTTCTTCTGGTTCGCCAATCAGCGCGATCTCACCAGTTTCAGCAGCCTCGGATTTCTCACCCCTGTGTTTGCCTTGGCCACCGGTGGGTGGTTGCTGGGAGAGCGCCTTGATCTGCTCCAGTGGATCGGTGTCGTGATGGTGCTTGTGTCGGTGATTTTTGTGAGTCAACGTCGCCGGTTCTGGGAGCCCCTGTCGCTTGCGGACCCCTCCTCATGA
- the trxA gene encoding thioredoxin yields MAGAVADFTDAGFEREVLKASGTVLVDFWAAWCGPCRLIAPLMDWVASDYGDRVSVGKLEVDANPQTRDAYEVQGIPTLILFRNGEVVARHEGAIAKPQLQSFLDANL; encoded by the coding sequence TTGGCTGGAGCTGTTGCCGATTTCACCGACGCTGGTTTTGAACGTGAAGTTCTCAAGGCTTCCGGCACGGTCCTCGTCGATTTCTGGGCTGCCTGGTGCGGCCCCTGCCGACTGATCGCTCCGTTGATGGATTGGGTCGCCAGTGATTACGGCGATCGTGTCAGCGTCGGCAAGCTCGAGGTGGATGCCAATCCCCAGACCCGTGATGCCTATGAGGTGCAGGGCATTCCCACGCTGATCCTCTTCCGCAACGGTGAAGTGGTGGCGCGGCATGAAGGGGCCATCGCCAAACCGCAGCTGCAGTCCTTCTTGGATGCCAACCTCTAA
- a CDS encoding PspA/IM30 family protein: MGFFDRLSRLVRANANAAVSSMEDPAKILDQSVADMQADLVKLRQAVALAIASQKRLTSQAEQAAAQSKTWYERAELALKKGEESLAREALTRRKTFQETATSLTAQVQAQDGQVESLKKSLVALEGKIAEAKTKKDMLKARAQAAKAQQQLQSAVGSIGTDSAMAAFERMEEKVEALEATGQAAAELAGSDLESQFAALESGGGVDDDLEALRAQLKGGPEAVALPASEASEAVKPVQVEEVDAELEDLKRSIDKL; encoded by the coding sequence ATGGGTTTCTTTGATCGGCTGAGCAGGCTGGTTCGTGCCAACGCCAACGCTGCCGTCAGCAGCATGGAGGACCCGGCCAAGATCCTCGATCAATCCGTCGCTGACATGCAGGCGGATTTGGTCAAGTTGCGGCAGGCCGTCGCCCTGGCGATTGCGAGTCAGAAACGACTGACCAGCCAGGCTGAGCAGGCTGCAGCTCAATCCAAGACCTGGTACGAGCGTGCTGAGCTGGCGTTGAAGAAGGGTGAGGAATCCCTGGCTCGGGAAGCATTGACCCGCCGCAAGACGTTCCAGGAGACAGCAACCTCGCTGACGGCCCAGGTGCAGGCCCAAGACGGCCAAGTGGAATCGCTCAAGAAGAGTCTGGTTGCCCTCGAAGGAAAGATCGCTGAGGCCAAGACCAAGAAGGACATGCTCAAGGCCAGGGCCCAGGCGGCCAAGGCCCAGCAGCAGTTGCAGAGCGCCGTTGGCAGCATCGGCACAGATTCCGCCATGGCGGCCTTCGAGCGGATGGAGGAAAAGGTTGAGGCCCTGGAAGCCACCGGTCAGGCTGCGGCTGAACTGGCTGGATCTGATCTGGAGAGTCAGTTCGCGGCTTTGGAGAGCGGTGGTGGCGTTGATGATGATCTCGAGGCGTTGCGCGCTCAGCTGAAAGGAGGCCCGGAAGCCGTTGCTCTCCCCGCATCCGAGGCCTCCGAGGCCGTGAAGCCCGTGCAGGTGGAAGAGGTGGATGCTGAACTCGAAGACTTGAAACGATCCATCGACAAGCTCTGA
- a CDS encoding glycosyltransferase yields the protein MTVSPLHLVIVNTPIGALGSGEGGGVELTLRSLVQGLVRRGHRLTVVAAKGSTLPSDCSGVELLEVEGVNQPSWQHAAEHAPVEIPRNGLLPALWEAALDVGQSADAVINGGYDWLPLWLTQRVSVRIFHLVSMGDVAAVMRDVIEAVAAWDSRRLAFHTHRQAADFRLPSPANVVGNGFDLSNYTFQRITDGPLGWAGRIAPEKGLEDAAAAAAALGEQLLVWGLREDDAYARQVESSVPKGTIDWRGFRSTQELQQEMGHCRALINTPKWNEAYGNVVVEALACGVPVVAYDRGGPGELICSGRTGWLVPPDDVAALTEALRRVDSIERSHCRSWAEEHASCEVFSQRVESWVRTGLMADVSINPRS from the coding sequence ATGACGGTGTCGCCGCTTCATCTCGTCATCGTCAACACGCCCATCGGTGCCCTCGGCAGTGGCGAGGGTGGAGGTGTGGAGCTCACCCTCCGATCCTTGGTGCAGGGGTTGGTGCGGCGCGGCCACAGGCTCACGGTTGTGGCCGCCAAGGGCTCGACGCTCCCCTCCGACTGCAGCGGAGTTGAGCTGCTGGAGGTGGAGGGTGTGAACCAGCCCAGCTGGCAGCATGCCGCCGAGCATGCGCCGGTCGAAATTCCCCGCAACGGTCTTCTGCCGGCTCTCTGGGAGGCCGCGCTCGATGTAGGTCAGTCCGCCGACGCTGTGATCAACGGTGGGTACGACTGGTTGCCCCTGTGGCTAACGCAACGGGTCAGCGTCAGGATCTTCCACCTCGTGAGCATGGGGGATGTGGCTGCGGTGATGCGTGACGTGATCGAAGCCGTCGCCGCTTGGGATTCCCGTCGTCTTGCTTTTCACACGCACCGCCAGGCCGCTGATTTCCGGCTCCCATCCCCCGCCAACGTCGTGGGTAACGGTTTTGATCTCAGCAATTACACCTTTCAGCGCATAACCGATGGCCCCTTGGGTTGGGCGGGCCGCATCGCTCCGGAAAAGGGTCTGGAGGATGCGGCAGCAGCAGCAGCAGCGTTGGGAGAACAGCTTCTGGTTTGGGGGTTGCGTGAGGACGACGCCTATGCGCGCCAGGTGGAGTCGAGTGTTCCCAAGGGCACGATCGACTGGCGTGGATTTCGATCCACCCAGGAGCTGCAGCAGGAGATGGGCCACTGCCGCGCTCTGATCAACACACCCAAATGGAACGAGGCCTACGGCAATGTTGTGGTCGAAGCCCTTGCCTGTGGTGTTCCGGTCGTCGCCTATGACCGCGGTGGACCGGGGGAGCTGATCTGTTCGGGGCGCACAGGCTGGTTGGTGCCGCCCGACGATGTCGCAGCCCTCACGGAGGCTCTTCGGCGCGTTGACAGCATCGAGCGATCCCACTGCCGCAGCTGGGCTGAGGAGCATGCCTCCTGTGAGGTCTTCAGTCAGCGAGTTGAATCGTGGGTTCGAACAGGACTGATGGCGGATGTCAGCATCAACCCCAGGAGCTGA
- a CDS encoding PH domain-containing protein, whose product MTSIQEDVHYDGGPARGDLIFNILLGFTLIGLPFTIGAVVRALWLRFRITSRRISVTGGWMGKDKTQVVYSQISEVRTVPRGFGAWGDMVLVLKDGARLELRSMPRFREVEAYILERISTRAAKAQEKTTEGFAA is encoded by the coding sequence ATGACCAGCATTCAGGAAGATGTCCACTACGACGGTGGCCCAGCCCGCGGGGATCTGATCTTCAACATCCTGCTTGGCTTCACGCTGATCGGCCTTCCCTTCACCATCGGGGCTGTTGTTCGGGCCCTTTGGCTGCGGTTCCGCATCACCAGTCGTCGCATTTCGGTGACGGGTGGCTGGATGGGCAAAGACAAAACCCAGGTGGTGTATTCGCAGATCAGCGAGGTGCGCACCGTGCCCCGGGGCTTCGGTGCCTGGGGAGACATGGTGTTGGTGCTCAAGGACGGGGCCAGGCTCGAACTGCGCTCGATGCCTCGATTCCGGGAAGTGGAGGCCTACATCCTCGAACGCATCAGCACCCGTGCGGCCAAAGCCCAAGAGAAAACCACTGAAGGTTTCGCCGCCTGA
- a CDS encoding DUF721 domain-containing protein yields MAVAPESQRRRLPGLELLQSAAPAPAEPLQTCLSALQKEWRKDDHLAALWQDWPRVAGAQLAPHCRPLSLQRGVLTVGASHPQWRQALLYNKPQLISALHQAGHAVRDLRIQQHHPLQSAVLESEASIWAQHPSRTDVHGMGTCPDCSRPAPNGEIKLWGHCGFCHRQTLFPS; encoded by the coding sequence ATGGCGGTTGCACCTGAGTCACAACGTCGTCGCCTACCGGGCCTGGAGCTGCTCCAGTCAGCTGCACCAGCGCCGGCGGAACCCTTGCAAACCTGCCTGAGCGCGCTGCAGAAAGAGTGGCGCAAAGATGACCACTTGGCGGCGCTTTGGCAGGACTGGCCGAGAGTTGCGGGAGCCCAACTGGCACCGCACTGCCGCCCCCTATCACTGCAACGCGGGGTACTGACCGTGGGAGCCAGTCATCCCCAATGGCGCCAGGCTCTCCTCTACAACAAGCCTCAACTGATCAGCGCCCTGCATCAAGCCGGCCACGCGGTGCGTGATCTGCGCATTCAGCAACACCACCCCCTTCAATCCGCGGTACTGGAGAGCGAAGCCAGCATTTGGGCCCAGCATCCGAGCCGCACCGATGTCCATGGCATGGGGACATGCCCGGACTGCAGCAGACCAGCGCCCAACGGAGAAATCAAGCTCTGGGGTCACTGCGGTTTTTGCCATCGCCAGACCTTGTTTCCGTCTTAA
- a CDS encoding biotin--[acetyl-CoA-carboxylase] ligase encodes MRWMTDPRLPQHRCPHRGGGRLMAMYRRLAGASARHWTIRHVPVCSSTEHLLGTWLRDQPSLMGPRAVIATHQRRGVGQWGRAWVSPPGGVWISAALPWRSHGSGQAGLLGLALALSVVQRLEQRGLSVQIKWPNDLLVNGRKLAGLLPGVVQRGSQLRLLRIGLGLNVRNAVPGHAIALRKLEGQQAADPIRWTAEVLLAFDHCHGIGGDGAWCLDGVQARLWSDQLVHPQDGQIWRIAGLERDGGLQLRQGSRTETWRRWP; translated from the coding sequence ATGCGATGGATGACTGATCCACGCCTCCCTCAGCATCGATGCCCACACCGCGGTGGTGGACGGTTGATGGCGATGTATCGCCGCCTCGCTGGTGCGTCGGCACGCCACTGGACCATCCGCCACGTGCCTGTGTGCAGCAGCACGGAGCACCTGCTGGGGACCTGGTTGCGCGATCAGCCGTCGTTGATGGGGCCTCGCGCCGTCATTGCCACCCACCAACGCCGGGGAGTCGGCCAGTGGGGGCGCGCCTGGGTTTCTCCGCCAGGTGGTGTCTGGATCAGTGCTGCCTTGCCCTGGCGGAGCCATGGGTCTGGTCAGGCCGGCTTGCTTGGCTTGGCGCTGGCCCTGTCGGTGGTGCAACGGCTGGAGCAGCGGGGCCTTTCGGTTCAGATCAAATGGCCCAATGACCTGCTCGTGAACGGCCGCAAATTGGCGGGCCTTCTGCCTGGGGTGGTGCAGCGTGGCTCCCAGCTGCGTCTGCTGCGGATCGGTCTGGGCCTGAATGTGCGGAATGCAGTTCCTGGTCATGCCATAGCCCTGCGAAAGCTGGAAGGCCAGCAGGCTGCGGATCCGATCCGGTGGACGGCGGAGGTTTTGCTGGCCTTCGATCACTGTCACGGCATCGGAGGCGATGGGGCCTGGTGCCTCGATGGCGTTCAGGCCCGGCTCTGGTCCGATCAGCTCGTCCATCCTCAAGACGGTCAGATCTGGAGGATTGCTGGCCTTGAACGCGATGGAGGGCTGCAGTTGCGTCAGGGTTCAAGGACTGAAACCTGGCGCCGCTGGCCCTGA
- the sppA gene encoding signal peptide peptidase SppA → MIWPLRRKSRRRMARIVVDGPITGATRKRVLKALREVKQREFPALLLRIDSPGGTVGDSQEIHAALLRLREQGCRVVASFGNISASGGVYIGVAAEKIVANPGTITGSIGVILRGNDLSRVFEKIGIRFDTVKSGPFKDILSPDRPLSDAERALLQELIDSSYGQFVGVVAQGRNLELETVKRFADGRVFSGEQAQALGLVDELGDEDHARRLAAQLADLDTDDIRPVTLGKQRRKLSGLLPGSQLLHQLQQRLSIELMGSGQVLWLYRP, encoded by the coding sequence ATGATCTGGCCCTTGCGGCGAAAATCCCGACGACGGATGGCGCGCATCGTTGTTGATGGCCCCATTACCGGCGCCACACGGAAGCGGGTGCTGAAGGCTCTGAGGGAGGTGAAGCAGAGGGAATTTCCAGCACTGTTGCTGCGCATTGACAGCCCCGGCGGCACGGTTGGAGACAGCCAGGAAATTCATGCAGCCCTGCTGCGGCTCCGGGAACAGGGCTGTCGCGTGGTGGCCAGCTTCGGCAACATCTCCGCTTCAGGGGGGGTCTACATCGGCGTAGCTGCCGAGAAAATCGTCGCCAATCCCGGCACGATCACCGGTTCCATTGGGGTGATCCTGCGGGGCAACGACCTCTCGCGGGTGTTCGAAAAGATCGGGATTCGCTTCGACACGGTGAAGAGCGGTCCGTTCAAGGACATCCTTTCCCCGGATCGTCCGCTGAGCGATGCCGAACGTGCATTGCTTCAGGAGCTGATCGACAGCAGCTACGGCCAATTCGTTGGTGTTGTGGCGCAGGGGCGAAACCTTGAGCTGGAAACGGTGAAGCGCTTCGCCGATGGACGGGTGTTCAGCGGAGAACAGGCACAGGCATTGGGCTTGGTGGATGAACTGGGCGACGAGGACCATGCCCGTCGTCTCGCAGCGCAGCTGGCCGATCTCGACACGGACGACATCCGCCCCGTCACTCTTGGCAAGCAACGCCGCAAGCTCAGTGGTTTGCTGCCGGGATCCCAGCTCCTCCATCAACTGCAGCAGCGCCTTTCGATTGAATTGATGGGAAGCGGTCAGGTGCTTTGGCTGTACCGCCCATGA
- the aroH gene encoding chorismate mutase, whose amino-acid sequence MTSSPLVLRGLRGATTCIENSTEAIEAAVSALMDALVDRNDLSPNQLVSVTFSVTADLDACFPAAIARRRPGWDTVALLDCQQMAVQGDLPRCIRVLAHAWIPQEQQPVHPYQGDAQRLRPDRSGHN is encoded by the coding sequence ATGACCAGCTCACCCCTTGTTCTGAGAGGCCTGCGCGGTGCCACCACCTGCATAGAGAACAGCACGGAGGCCATCGAAGCGGCGGTCAGCGCGCTGATGGATGCCCTTGTCGATCGCAATGATCTGAGCCCCAACCAGCTGGTGTCGGTGACCTTCTCGGTCACCGCCGATCTCGACGCCTGTTTTCCGGCTGCCATTGCCCGGCGGCGGCCCGGCTGGGACACGGTGGCCTTGCTGGATTGCCAGCAAATGGCTGTTCAAGGCGACCTCCCCCGCTGCATCCGTGTGCTGGCCCACGCCTGGATCCCGCAGGAGCAGCAACCTGTGCATCCCTATCAAGGCGACGCGCAGCGGCTGCGTCCAGACCGATCTGGTCACAACTGA
- a CDS encoding DUF2808 domain-containing protein: protein MARSTTRRLLAGAGTAAALLLGSAFSGAPEQIAHAQGTPGLMEFRWDNDRDYRKLYYYQTSNIENDRSEWYLTLREKDRKTAILKLTVTVPDYFDSKLKPHRMRICRTSVGSMMSRSKCLEEIPAVIEVNKDQTEIVVFPDTPLPSDGDYSLHIKLFNPQGKRMYQFNALVQAPGDVPMSGYRGSWLIDVD, encoded by the coding sequence ATGGCCCGTTCCACCACCAGACGCTTGCTTGCTGGAGCCGGCACCGCTGCAGCTCTGTTGCTTGGCTCAGCATTCAGCGGAGCTCCCGAGCAGATCGCCCACGCCCAGGGCACACCAGGACTGATGGAATTCCGGTGGGACAACGATCGTGACTACCGGAAGCTGTACTACTACCAGACATCCAACATCGAAAACGACCGCTCGGAGTGGTATCTCACCCTGCGCGAAAAGGACCGCAAGACCGCGATTCTCAAACTCACCGTCACCGTGCCGGACTACTTCGACTCCAAGCTCAAGCCTCACCGCATGCGCATTTGCCGCACCAGCGTTGGCAGCATGATGAGCCGGAGCAAGTGCCTCGAAGAGATCCCGGCCGTGATCGAGGTCAACAAAGACCAAACAGAAATCGTGGTCTTCCCCGATACGCCGCTGCCTTCAGACGGGGACTACTCACTTCACATCAAGCTGTTCAACCCCCAGGGGAAGCGCATGTATCAGTTCAACGCCCTGGTGCAGGCCCCCGGTGATGTGCCGATGTCCGGCTACCGCGGCAGCTGGCTGATCGATGTGGACTGA
- the rpmH gene encoding 50S ribosomal protein L34: MTKRTLGGTNRKRKRVSGFRVRMRSHTGRRVIRTRRKRGRARLAA; the protein is encoded by the coding sequence ATGACCAAGCGCACCCTCGGGGGAACAAACCGCAAGAGGAAGCGCGTCTCGGGTTTCCGTGTACGGATGCGCTCCCACACCGGCCGTCGCGTAATCCGCACGCGTCGCAAGCGCGGCCGCGCCCGCCTCGCCGCTTGA
- a CDS encoding aminotransferase class I/II-fold pyridoxal phosphate-dependent enzyme, which translates to MPTSKRLASLGNAVFARVDAAKQAYRLQTSSSERPDLVDLSIGSSDLRPPTALLETMASAVMASNSSSYCLQAGLRPFHAAVADWCRHRFDVAVDPDHEVQLLVGSQEGTAHLPLALLDSGDAALHLDPCYPSHTGGLHLAGARTKALALSPENDWRPDLSTISPQLWDQLKLFVLGYPHNPSARVGDQEDLNRITAIAARHDVVIAHDNPYVDLALDGEPPALLQAPSWRECGIEFFSLSKGWCLGGFRLGFAVGAAPLIAALRRAKAVIDFNQSLALQQGAIQALQCFPDWPRQLHPTYRERRDRVVETLRARGWSVPCPEMAMYLWFSLPDAAQRRGWSDEDAARELLQRSGVALTPGSGFGGGGRQWLRMALVRPVNELVDAASRLADAMDD; encoded by the coding sequence ATGCCAACCTCTAAGCGGCTTGCCTCGCTGGGCAACGCTGTTTTTGCCCGTGTTGACGCTGCCAAGCAGGCTTATCGGCTCCAGACCTCTTCTTCAGAGCGACCGGATCTGGTGGATCTCTCCATTGGATCGTCTGATCTCCGGCCGCCCACGGCATTGTTGGAAACCATGGCCTCAGCGGTCATGGCGTCCAACAGCAGCTCCTATTGCCTTCAGGCCGGACTGAGGCCTTTTCATGCCGCAGTCGCGGACTGGTGTCGCCATCGCTTCGACGTTGCGGTGGATCCTGATCATGAGGTCCAGTTGTTGGTGGGATCCCAGGAGGGAACCGCCCACCTGCCGTTGGCGTTGCTTGATTCCGGTGATGCTGCTCTGCATCTGGACCCCTGTTATCCGTCTCATACCGGTGGATTGCACCTGGCAGGAGCCCGGACCAAGGCCTTGGCCCTCTCCCCTGAAAACGACTGGCGGCCGGATTTGTCGACCATCAGCCCCCAGCTCTGGGATCAACTGAAGCTGTTTGTTTTGGGGTATCCCCACAACCCTTCAGCTCGGGTGGGGGATCAGGAGGATCTCAATCGCATCACGGCGATTGCGGCCCGGCACGACGTGGTGATCGCTCACGACAATCCCTATGTGGATCTCGCCCTGGATGGAGAGCCTCCCGCTCTTCTGCAGGCTCCGAGCTGGAGGGAGTGCGGCATTGAATTCTTTTCCCTCTCGAAGGGCTGGTGCCTTGGGGGATTCAGGCTCGGTTTCGCGGTTGGTGCTGCACCGCTGATTGCCGCCCTGCGTCGCGCCAAGGCCGTCATCGATTTCAACCAGAGCCTGGCTCTGCAGCAGGGTGCGATCCAGGCCTTGCAATGCTTCCCCGATTGGCCGCGGCAACTGCATCCGACCTATCGCGAACGACGGGATCGAGTGGTTGAGACCCTCAGGGCACGCGGTTGGTCGGTCCCCTGTCCAGAGATGGCGATGTACCTCTGGTTCTCCTTGCCTGATGCGGCCCAACGTCGGGGTTGGAGTGATGAAGATGCCGCCAGAGAACTGCTTCAGCGCAGTGGTGTCGCCTTGACCCCTGGGTCTGGGTTTGGTGGCGGCGGTCGTCAGTGGCTGCGCATGGCGCTGGTGCGGCCGGTGAATGAGTTGGTGGACGCTGCATCGCGTCTGGCGGATGCGATGGATGACTGA